A window of the Cytophagaceae bacterium genome harbors these coding sequences:
- a CDS encoding M42 family metallopeptidase: protein MKNNEKFLYQYLNNASPTGFEVTGQQIWLDYLKPYIDEQIVDVYGTAVGVINPGKPYSVAIEAHSDEISWFVNYITDNGYIYVRRNGGSDHQIAPSMRVNLHTRKDGVVKGIFGWPAIHVRDAAKEETPSLKNIFIDVGASSKAEVEEMGIHVGTVATFEDGLMELNKKFYVGRALDNRIGGYIIAEVARKLKENKKELPFTLYIVNAVQEEIGLRGSEMISRRLKPDVAVVIDVTHDTQSPMYDKKRDGDIACGKGPTLSYGPAVQNNLLNMLIDLAEEKKIPFQRAAVSRSTGTDTDSFAYSAEGVASALISLPQKYMHTTVEMVHKDDVQACIDLYYEFLLSLEAGTDFRYIK from the coding sequence ATGAAAAATAACGAGAAGTTTTTATACCAATATCTTAACAACGCCTCTCCTACCGGCTTTGAAGTTACCGGCCAGCAGATTTGGCTAGATTATTTGAAACCATACATTGATGAGCAAATTGTGGATGTTTATGGTACTGCTGTGGGTGTAATCAATCCCGGAAAGCCCTACAGTGTGGCAATTGAGGCTCATTCCGACGAAATCAGTTGGTTTGTAAATTATATTACTGACAATGGCTATATCTATGTGAGAAGAAATGGAGGCTCTGACCATCAGATAGCCCCATCGATGCGGGTGAATCTTCATACGCGTAAAGACGGCGTAGTGAAAGGGATTTTTGGCTGGCCGGCCATTCATGTGCGTGATGCTGCCAAAGAAGAAACGCCCAGTCTTAAGAATATTTTTATTGACGTGGGTGCTAGCTCTAAAGCCGAGGTGGAAGAAATGGGCATTCATGTGGGAACAGTGGCCACTTTTGAGGATGGATTGATGGAACTCAATAAGAAGTTTTATGTAGGCCGTGCCCTGGACAACCGCATTGGTGGTTACATAATCGCCGAAGTTGCACGCAAGTTGAAAGAAAACAAAAAGGAATTGCCTTTTACACTCTATATAGTGAATGCAGTACAAGAGGAAATTGGTCTGCGTGGTTCGGAAATGATTTCTAGAAGATTGAAACCGGATGTGGCGGTTGTGATTGATGTAACTCATGACACACAGTCGCCCATGTATGACAAAAAACGGGACGGAGATATAGCTTGTGGTAAAGGCCCAACACTTTCATATGGCCCGGCAGTTCAGAATAATCTGTTAAATATGTTGATTGATTTGGCAGAAGAAAAGAAAATTCCATTCCAACGTGCAGCAGTTAGCCGATCTACCGGAACTGACACTGATAGTTTTGCATATTCGGCAGAAGGGGTGGCCTCTGCATTGATTTCCTTGCCTCAAAAATATATGCACACTACAGTAGAAATGGTACACAAAGACGACGTACAGGCTTGTATAGATTTGTATTATGAGTTTTTGTTAAGTCTCGAAGCAGGTACTGATTTTAGATATATAAAATAA
- a CDS encoding GyrI-like domain-containing protein: MKNRIEEISEKYLVGKSLEMNLMENKTFELWRSFMPHRNQINGLKSDLLYSVQVFPVDYYQNFSPATNFVKWAAMEVNEASENFPEGMEMLVVPPGKYVVFEYKGLSNNPEVFQYIFGDWLPKSGFQLDNRPHFEVLGEKYKNNDPDSEEEIWIPIF; this comes from the coding sequence ATGAAAAATAGGATTGAAGAAATTTCAGAAAAATACTTAGTAGGTAAAAGTCTGGAAATGAACCTGATGGAAAATAAAACTTTTGAACTATGGAGGAGTTTTATGCCTCACAGAAATCAAATAAATGGGTTGAAATCAGACCTATTATATTCTGTTCAGGTTTTTCCGGTTGATTATTACCAAAATTTTAGCCCCGCGACAAACTTTGTAAAATGGGCAGCAATGGAAGTAAACGAGGCTAGTGAAAATTTTCCCGAAGGAATGGAAATGCTGGTGGTCCCTCCAGGCAAATACGTTGTTTTTGAATATAAGGGACTTAGCAATAATCCGGAAGTATTTCAGTATATTTTTGGTGATTGGCTTCCCAAATCAGGTTTTCAGCTAGATAACAGGCCACATTTTGAAGTTTTGGGAGAAAAATATAAAAATAATGACCCGGATTCTGAGGAAGAGATTTGGATTCCAATTTTTTAA